The genomic segment taaattatataatatatacaaataaaaatatttaataaaattgaaagatGAAGTAAGTGGACACGAGCCTTGAACATTAAAATTCAAGCCAAATTCAAATTTTAACCGAAGCAAATTGTTTTGTTTAAACACgtttttcaaatcaaataattttatttaaattctctCAAATATTGGATTAACCTCTAAATTTGGGTGAATAACTAGACTCTTAAACAAATCTAGTATTAAATATACACCAATATTCTCAACCCTCATACTTAAATCTTATACTAGGcatgtgttaaaaaaattattataggaGGCAAAAGAATGAAAAGAAGAATGCAGAAAGAAACCACTTACATAGAACATCACCAACATTAAATGTCTTGCTACTAGCCCATGAATCGATATCAGAACTTATGTCCCAACCGGATGTGTCCCCAACCACGTATGTAGCGGCATGACTTGTTAACGCAAAGCAGAAAATAGATAGAAAACAAAGCAGAAGAAGCTTAGTCATGACCATTAATGAGAGATTAACTTATACTTTTGAGATGAAAAAATTGCGCATCATATATATACCTCAAGATTGCTTATGATTAGATGACCTAACTTTATAGCTGCATATGACCATTTTTGTTGGGTCATagtatattaaattgattaatttattgATGAACATTGAGTGAAGAAGTAACATATGTGGTTGTTTTGGAACTTTCCAATTCCATTGTTTTTTAACAAGTGGTTGAAATTTGGTGGGGGTTACAGTAAATAGGACAAATGGTGGTGAATTTCAGTTGAACAAATTCCCtttgaattttattgaatatGGTTGCTCTACTGTTAAACCACTAGCTCTTGTAGCAATTACATTGATTAAGCTCAAATCCTAAATTTGTTGTGATGATTTGAGTTGTGAGGCTGAATCAATTGGTTAACaccaaggtttttctttttttcctgttGCAGATGGAGTTTTATACCATAAAGAGTTATAATGTCATACAAGCAATTCAATTGCCTCATCTTTCTTGCATGTCAACAGGAAGGGTATTGGAGCTGAGGTGCGTTTATCTGCCTCACCAACAAACTTCACCCTCAATCACTCCTCACCAACTTTACAAGCTATCAGCCCGTAAGGCATAGCAAAGCGTTTTCCTTTCATTTTGGATGCCATTTATTTGACTTGCTAATTTCCTCCGCTCTATACATgcgtaaaatataaaaactaGCAAGATAAGATTAATGTTATAATAGTGATACACACatgcttaaaataaaatataaacactaTTAATATctaataagatttaaaaaaaataatcctcTTATAACTTGACTAAAGCTAGCTATCATCATACATAGATCATAGATGGtctatcaatttatttatattattaaagatGGTTTATTTTATCTCTAATAgaaattcatttcaatttcaattgaTTAAACGTATATATTAAAAACTAACAAAGAAAATCTTacagataaaaaagaaaaagaaagaaaagtttgaCAAAGTCTAAAATAGCTAGCAAGGAATAAGCCAAAATAATCGGATCTTAAATCTGATAACAATTACAAAGTTGTATTATTATCCACAATTAGAATCCGGCAATCTACCAAACTCTTGTTCtcttagaaaaataaattacataaaaaacattgttttgttaattaatttcatagcagaagaaaaagaaaaacataatgtATAGATCATCAAGCTGGAGCAGAGTTACGGATGGGTATTATTCATCCCCGAAGGCGGGGAGTATTACGGGGCTGAGAATGTCATCATCGGTGGACGACAGTAACGAACTGCCCGTATATGATCCCAGTGTAGAGATGGCTAATAAGAAAGAGAAGTCAAGGGCTAGGTTTGCAGAGAATGCTGTACATATAATTCCTTTGGTGCTGCTTGTTTGTGCCTTGATCCTCTGGTTCTTTTCCAATCCAGGTATCCTTTGGGCTGggaatatatatattcttcaagTATAAGTACaattaatgttttgaaatgattaatGCAGATGTGGAAGTGGGAACGAAAGTGGAGACGGTAGCAGCCAGAATCGACGGCTTGACTATAGATGGAGACATAGACAATGATAGTGACGGAACTCAAACAGGGTTTTTGCCAATTGCGGAAGTGGGAGACGTCGACTCCACTAAACATCCTAAACCTAACAAACCTTCAAGGAAACTGCACTTCTCCTACCCTCAATTCTTTGATTCCCTTCTCATTTAATTCATTTCCACAAGCCACCAACAATAATTCCATTCTCTTGTTTTAGATATTGTTCATGGTAATTGGAAGGACACTCTTTTCAGATTTGAGGAATTTCTTTTCCTCTATATTCTAGTTTGTGAATATAATAAGAATTTGATTGCATCttccaaatgaaaattttaacttaaaattttaagttaaatcaaGTTGTACAAGAATTACAAATTGATATTGTTGATTGGATTAATTGTTTCAAATGAGTTGATCTAACTCATTTATTCTTTGGGTAGATCAagcttccctttttttttaaagcaCATCAAGCATTCTCTTAAATGTTGTTACTTCATGTTTAATgatattgatttaaataatatttatgataaaAACTTATGTATAGATAAcatgagaaattttaaaatgaatattttcttCAAGTAAATAATTGTAAAGAACAAGTTAAGTCTTTTTGCAATGAAaacttttacataaaaaaatccaaatatcataatttTTAGTATCAATTTTAAGCTCAACTGCTCAATATATTCAATCCTATAAAAGAAATCTGAAAATTTATATGTGTATTtgttcatttttaaattaaagatttccagaataacttaaaaataatagcAACGTTATAGACACACAACAATACAATGTCCTTAAACCAAGGGAAAATTATTATTGTAACTATCTGTAATTGTAGGACaaacaaaacattttttttaaaatacttggTAGAATTAATTCTACTATAAAATGCAAACTATTTCAATAGTACCCTTTGCTGTTAACAGAGCTTCAGCCTTTTTGTCATTGAATGCAAGGGGAACATCTGGTAGATAATTTATGATGTCGCTGATCAATACAACTTCAGCAATGTGAAGCAATGGTTGAAGAAATATTGATTGTTATGCAAGTGAGAATGTGAAAAACTTCTGGTTGGAAACAAAGTGTAACAGCCTGGGTAAAGAAAAAGTGATTCATCTAAACGGGCATTTGCAGTTGCAATTGAAGTTGGCATTCTACCATATGGGAGCTTATCTTAAGAAGCAGTAGTAATTCGAAAGCTGTTATGAAAGTGTATTTCATTAATTTGCAGATTATTAATGGCCTGTACAGAATTCTGTTGTTTGATGGTAGTAATTTATTCTTCGTATGTATTTGCTAGGGCAAAGTTGAAAGAGAAATacgtatttttttaaatatacagGTGATTATGGTAATATCTCTACGTACAATGTTTAAttcgtaattttattttatgtttttgacacTGAAAAGAGGTTAAACATGACAAGTCGTGAAAAAATCGATCGCATGCAAAAAGATCTATAGATTATGATGAAAGAAGTGTTGGGtgaatttagttctaattctgcCCATCAGCTTGGTGCCAAAAGGACCATTTCTTTCTTGTTTTACTTTATTCAAATCACCCTAATGGATGCGTGAGATGGAAGACTTGTCGTAGCATTTTTAGGTGATTGAGGGGGGCCGATCTTAAGCTCCAAAACATCTTTTTCCGTGGAAGCGGCACTAGGGCCAGCTCGAAACATGCTGTGGTGAACTGACCTTGGGGAAGGGATACCAGAGGGATGAGCAGCTACATTTACAAGGGCTTTAGTGTTTATGTAACGTGGTGCTGCATGATTCATTGTATTTGCATGCATAAATGGTAAATACGCCATCAGTTTCACTTCTGGTGCCTGTTAAAAACATCACCCATTAGATTGGCGGCATTCCGATGGAATTGGCAAGAATAGGCCCTTACCGTGGGTTGAGTAGTCCCGAGATAATAATATGTGGGAAAACTATGAGATTCAGTTAAGGATCTGATTGGACGATCATCCAAGCAATGATGTGGAAATGGTTTGGATGTCTGAGGTGAACTTCTACTGGTTTCTTCTGATGGGGAATCCGAAGGACTTGCACTCTGTTAATTAATATACAAACCATCATCAACTGTATGTATCTAGTAGTGTCATGTACATGAAAGAACCGGCTACTTGATAATCATAAGTGAAAGAGGGGATTAATCAAGACAATATCTTACGGATCCGGATTCTTGAAATTCCATGTCAAAAAGGCTTGGTCTGCGTTTCTTCTTATCAGTCCCAGCCTGCCTGAGAAAATACTTTTGTGCATGGCTTGCAACTTGCGTTGGGGTCCTAGTGGGAACGAAATTCTTTGAAATTCCTCTCCAGTCACCTTTCCCCAGCTTTCTCAAACCTGCCAAGAAGGTTCTATGCTCCTCTTCAGTCCATGGCTTCCCTAAGCAAAAGGCACAATAATAATTCCCACATGGAGTAAACTCTTTTTTCCCAGATTAGCCACTTGTTTATTCAATCAATGGCAGCCAGGTTTCACATATAAGAAATCTCCTGTTTATCTCAGTGATTATATTAAATCAAcaaattaagaaagaaagaaaggatacCTCTTTTTCTTTCATGGGAGGCTTTGTGTTTCTTAGACTGAATCTGACCATCAGAAAAATGCCCATCATCATCGTTGTTGTTTTCTGCATGAGATTGCAGATTTCCCATGCTAAAACTTTTCTTCATTACATTCTCTCGCTTTTGATCCATTGCACCTATCTTAACACCGAAAAGCTTGACACACCCTCCTTTTCCGTTACAACATCTCGAATTGTGAACATAACAAGTTCTCGAATTATGGCCATTATGTCCACAATGAGAGCACTTTCTCCCTGCTTCTTTCACCATAATCTCTTTTGATCTTTTCCCTTAAATTTATTCCCCCTCTCTCTCCGTCTTGCGAGGCACAAAAAACATTTATTTGGGTTatattaacaatatatataatattgacaAGTGAAAACCAAACCCTTGTTTTTCTCTTTAAACCAAGGTCTCCTGCAAGAATTTTTAGCcgctttttttgttttttttttttggcgaATTTAAATCATGAACATGGCAAGATTTCATTTTCTGTATATAAAACAGTCAAAAGTTATCCAAATTTCATTTTAGAATATTCTTTAAGAGGTAGGGATTTAACTTGTTGTATTATACCAGGGCAAACTTGGttctaaaagttatttttttattaatattaaaattagatTACCTTCAAGACagaaagattgtttaattttatcaaattatctTTGCTAAAAGCCCGGTTCGTTTTTCTTAATAAAGCTATAAATAACACTCAGTATGGATTTGTAACGTTGCGTAAAATTTGGTCAAAATGATCTAAGTTTTGCTTTTAATGTTTAAGATTTAAGAGTAAATCAAAAACAATTTCTTTGACTCGTAACTATAATATCCTGATTTATTTGCATTCAACAAGTATAATAATGTGAAATTCCATTttctaataaatttatattagtttaTACGTGTAAtacatgaattaaaaaaaaagttaatatattataattataagttaaaatatgtaataattacTTAAAGAtttaagaaatatttaaaaaatgttcaAGTTGTTGGGCTCTAGTTGATGTCTGTCGCTTGACACGGTTTTCGTCCGTCGTTTGACACGTTTATTCTCTTTATGGTTTTTTGAGAGGTTTTTTACAGTGTTTTCTTCTCTTGGGACTGTCGGGGGTTatgtttttgctttgtttttttgtttctATGGAGTACAATCTGGCGAATCTAGCTCTGGCAGATGAGGAAGAAGAGGCTTTCCAAGAGGATGCAGCGGTGATTGATCAGAACCTGCAACTCAGTTTGGTAGCACGCTGTTTGACGGATAGTATTGTTCATTTTCCCTCGCTCTGTAATAATATGGGAATTTATGGCATCCGATTCGAGGTAATCGCATTTCAGATTTAGGAGAAAGACgctttctttttcaattctttcatgAGGTGGATATCCAAAGAGTTCTTGCGGGAATGCCTTGGTTCTTTAACAACCACCTGCTATTACTTGATAGGATCCAATCATGTGAAAATCCTTCTCTTGTTCTTTTAAGTTTCTCTGAGTTCTGGGTCCAAGTCCATGATCGACCTCCAGGGTTgatgatggagtcaacggctaAACAGTTTGGGGATTTTCTGGGTTAGTTTTTGGACTATGATACGTCTTTTCGATCGATAAATTCCCATTCTTTTATGCGCATTCGAGTTCAATTAAACGTGTACTGTTTCTTTGaaacataaaaagaaagtaatGGTTGGATCTGACAGGATTTCTTATGCTTGTTTTCAGTACGAGAAATTAagtctcttttgttttatttgtggGAAACTTGGGCATGGGGAGAGTTTTTGCCCGATTCAAACCAGGATTGATACTAAGAAAATTGTATTTGGCTGGGATATATCCATCCGTGCGGCGGCGAAATGGCATTCTGTTACTACTAGTCAGTGGTTTCGGGAAACTGATGGGGTTGACAGCAAATAGATAGAAAAGAAAGGGGAATTTTCAGGCAACATTTCTAGAAATTTGAAAGATCCTGGGAATATCCTCAGGAACGATTGGGATCATTATCAATTAAATCCTAATTTTATTCCATTGGGATTTGATCGTGTAGTGAAAAAATGGTTTGACTGTATTTGGTCCAATGTGGCAAATCGGTCAATTAATGAGACCGTGGTGGGACAAGGGCCCATGGGATTGAATTCAAATGATGAAAATGAACTGTTACAAGCTTCGAATGG from the Gossypium hirsutum isolate 1008001.06 chromosome D09, Gossypium_hirsutum_v2.1, whole genome shotgun sequence genome contains:
- the LOC107931437 gene encoding uncharacterized protein — its product is MYRSSSWSRVTDGYYSSPKAGSITGLRMSSSVDDSNELPVYDPSVEMANKKEKSRARFAENAVHIIPLVLLVCALILWFFSNPDVEVGTKVETVAARIDGLTIDGDIDNDSDGTQTGFLPIAEVGDVDSTKHPKPNKPSRKLHFSYPQFFDSLLI
- the LOC107931377 gene encoding probable transcription factor At5g61620 isoform X2, translated to MVKEAGRKCSHCGHNGHNSRTCYVHNSRCCNGKGGCVKLFGVKIGAMDQKRENVMKKSFSMGNLQSHAENNNDDDGHFSDGQIQSKKHKASHERKRGLRKLGKGDWRGISKNFVPTRTPTQVASHAQKYFLRQAGTDKKKRRPSLFDMEFQESGSSASPSDSPSEETSRSSPQTSKPFPHHCLDDRPIRSLTESHSFPTYYYLGTTQPTAPEVKLMAYLPFMHANTMNHAAPRYINTKALVNVAAHPSGIPSPRSVHHSMFRAGPSAASTEKDVLELKIGPPQSPKNATTSLPSHASIRVI
- the LOC107931377 gene encoding probable transcription factor At5g61620 isoform X1, whose protein sequence is MVKEAGRKCSHCGHNGHNSRTCYVHNSRCCNGKGGCVKLFGVKIGAMDQKRENVMKKSFSMGNLQSHAENNNDDDGHFSDGQIQSKKHKASHERKRGKPWTEEEHRTFLAGLRKLGKGDWRGISKNFVPTRTPTQVASHAQKYFLRQAGTDKKKRRPSLFDMEFQESGSSASPSDSPSEETSRSSPQTSKPFPHHCLDDRPIRSLTESHSFPTYYYLGTTQPTAPEVKLMAYLPFMHANTMNHAAPRYINTKALVNVAAHPSGIPSPRSVHHSMFRAGPSAASTEKDVLELKIGPPQSPKNATTSLPSHASIRVI